In the genome of Aspergillus luchuensis IFO 4308 DNA, chromosome 2, nearly complete sequence, one region contains:
- a CDS encoding putative kinesin family protein (KipA) (BUSCO:EOG092631IR;~COG:Z;~EggNog:ENOG410PGWU;~InterPro:IPR019821,IPR036961,IPR027417,IPR027640, IPR001752;~PFAM:PF16796,PF00225;~go_function: GO:0003777 - microtubule motor activity [Evidence IEA];~go_function: GO:0005524 - ATP binding [Evidence IEA];~go_function: GO:0008017 - microtubule binding [Evidence IEA];~go_process: GO:0007018 - microtubule-based movement [Evidence IEA]) — protein sequence MSTLPPSSRTASNSSAGPCPQFPAPRSRKSLPVASDTSRAPSPSQTSLKTRTPSSPRSSLGRNLLSNSMTNTSTSRTVAGSRVPSSPDKSLRRTISIAAFPQPPRSGSRPSTASSLSGIQGVHPSGSVKARKSSRLSTGTTSSYRSSKTASLLSGAGDAKSISTTEARDAEGSPSQSRSSSAQGSYSTSATTFEDADEGVPKSNSRPKETKGNVIVSVRVRPDVNGAETAKTPEWSVDGRHGLISYNGKEGGDYSFDNVFSPHEHNAKIYDSAAKRLVRRVMEGYHGTVFAYGMTGTGKTFSMQGTATSPGVIPLAITDIFSFIRETPHREFLLRVSYLEIYNEKIHDLLSASVSGGTAAPQQEEIKLREDSKRGVYATPLKEEIVQSPTQLLRVIARGDHARRTGSTQFNARSSRSHAVVQIVVESRERVPAGASQDRRSGLVPGGVRVSTLSLIDLAGSERAAEDKERRTEGAHINKSLLTLGTIISKLSEARDKTGNPTDKEGKHLPYRDSKLTRLLQPALSGNSLVSILCTVQLGGTAKSHSGETLNTLKFAARAKNSIVSHAKRAEEAFGSGGGDAGSRVLLERYRMEIQTLRNQLESQTKAQAEKELKLEEQQLEKEAQARHEEQMLEMQLARTALKERIEHLNRLILCSKSTGVNTYGSISALGRLSRMSATETGSRSLRSSLSQSTLGAYGHSSLRPVSFLSVNSSDYPGNQPFSNGHLGNEDEDDFIGEFADGKASAQRQIAALQADLNDKNRYISTLERRLLQARRSSHSRMSIGVKAGGTTSDAPDVLALLRKKDMEINELRLQLDDKDRMLAALRSAARHRDLAHSAADSFVSDTKERPGRQEHQSDGDDSAAYDSAVGLCSPLKEEETEEKRRGMDDVSRILDEMLQDRLESGHLIKGSRGSVRVAAESRRASESMTGLPGLSTGTTDLASSG from the exons ATGTCGACCTTACCGCCGTCGTCGCGGACGGCCTCTAACTCTTCGGCTGGACCCTGTCCTCAATTCCCAGCTCCTAGATCACGGAAAAGCCTACCTGTTGCATCTGACACGTCAAGGGCACCGTCCCCATCCCAAACGTCCCTCAAGACGCGCACCCCTTCTAGCCCTAGATCAAGTCTTGGACGAAACCTCCTGTCTAATTCGATGACCAATACCAGCACATCGCGGACCGTTGCCGGTAGCCGGGTTCCGAGTAGCCCCGATAAATCGCTCCGACGAACCATCAGCATTGCAGCGTTTCCTCAGCCACCTAGATCAGGGAGCCGCCCTTCTACTGCGTCTTCACTATCGGGAATACAGGGcgtccatccatctgggAGTGTTAAGGCCAGGAAAAGCTCGAGACTAAGTACAGGAACCACCAGTAGTTACCGGAGTTCTAAAACCGCATCGTTGCTGAGTGGCGCTGGGGATGCGAAATCCATTTCGACTACTGAAGCGCGAGATGCGGAAGGCTCCCCTTCACAAAGCAGAAGCTCATCTGCGCAAGGATCTTACTCAACTAGTGCAACTACGTTTGAAGATGCCGATGAAGGCGTACCGAAATCAAACTCTAGGCCGAAAGAGACAAAGGGGAATGTCATCGTGAGCGTCCGAGTACGCCCTGATGTGAATGGTGCCGAAACCGCAAAGACCCCTGAATGGTCAGTAGATGGGAGGCACGGCCTCATCTCTTATAACGGAAAGGAGGGCGGCGATTATTCGTTTG ATAACGTGTTCTCCCCTCATGAACATAACGCGAAGATTTACGACTCTGCAGCGAAACGTCTAGTGAGGCGGGTAATGGAAGGATATCATGGTACAGTCTTCGCTTACGGCATGACTGGTACTGGCAAGACGTTCTCCATGCAAGGAACTGCAACCTCCCCGGGAGTGATACCGTTGGCAATAACAGACATATTCTCCTTCATTAGGGAAACACCACATCGAGAGTTCTTGTTGCGTGTCAGCTATCTGGAGATATACAATGAGAAAATTCACGATCTGCTGTCAGCCTCGGTATCTGGCGGAACCGCTGCCCCTCAAcaggaggaaatcaagcTCCGCGAAGACAGCAAACGTGGTGTATATGCCACGCCACTGAAAGAAGAGATTGTTCAAAGCCCGACACAGCTTCTCCGTGTGATCGCGAGGGGCGACCATGCTAGGCGGACTGGTAGCACGCAGTTTAACGCTCGCAGCTCTCGAAGTCACGCGGTTGTCCAAATTGTTGTCGAGAGCAGGGAACGAGTGCCTGCCGGAGCTTCTCAAGATAGACGGTCAGGCTTGGTCCCAGGTGGAGTCCGAGTGTCGACGCTGAGTCTAATCGATCTTGCTGGTTCAGAGCGCGCTGCTGAGGACAAGGAACGGCGTACGGAAGGTGCCCATATTAACAAAAGCTTGCTTACTTTGGGAACTATTATCTCTAAACTGTCGGAGGCAAGAGATAAGACCGGGAACCCAACTGATAAAGAGGGGAAACACCTTCCATATCGGGACAGCAAACTCACGAGATTACTGCAGCCTGCTTTGTCAGGGAACTCACTGGTCAGTATTCTTTGCACGGTTCAGCTAGGAGGGACAGCTAAGTCTCATTCCGGCGAAACGCTCAACACCTTGAAGTTCGCAGCTCGAGCCAAGAACAGCATTGTCAGCCATGCTAAACGCGCGGAGGAAGCATttggtagtggtggaggtgatgcTGGAAGCAGAGTTCTCCTGGAGCGGTACCGTATGGAGATTCAGACGCTCCGTAACCAGTTAGAGAGTCAGACCAAGGCCCAAGCTGAGAAGGAgctgaagctggaagagcagcagctcgAAAAAGAAGCACAGGCACGCCACGAAGAGCAAATGCTTGAAATGCAACTGGCTCGGACGGCATTAAAGGAAAGGATCGAGCATTTGAATCGTTTGATTCTATGTTCAAAGTCTACTGGTGTAAATACCTATGGAAGCATATCCGCTCTTGGTCGCCTTTCAAGGATGTCGGCTACCGAAACTGGGTCTCGATCCTTGCGTTCGTCACTCAGCCAGTCTACATTAGGCGCATATGGGCACTCGTCGCTCCGACCagtctcctttctttctgttaACAGCAGTGATTACCCTGGTAATCAACCGTTCTCAAATGGTCATCTTGggaatgaagatgaggatgattttATTGGCGAATTCGCGGATGGAAAAGCAAGCGCCCAAAGACAAATCGCAGCCCTTCAGGCCGACCTTAACGACAAAAATCGTTATATCTCTACGCTAGAGCGGCGGCTTCTGCAAGCACGACGGTCCAGTCATTCCCGCATGTCCATAGGTGTGAAGGCTGGGGGCACTACTTCTGACGCCCCTGATGTACTAGCTCTTTTACGGAAGAAAGACATGGAGATCAATGAGCTTCGTCTACAACTAGACGATAAGGACCGGATGCTTGCTGCCCTTCGTTCTGCTGCTCGACACCGAGATCTTGCCCATTCAGCAGCCGACTCCTTCGTGTCAGACACAAAAGAGAGACCCGGGCGTCAGGAACATCAATCCGATGGCGATGACTCAGCGGCTTATGACTCGGCCGTTGGTCTCTGTTCACCActcaaagaggaagaaacggaagaaAAGAGGCGTGGCATGGACGACGTGTCACGCATTTTGGACGAGATGTTACAGGACCGCCTTGAGAGTGGGCACCTCATCAAGGGCTCTCGTGGGAGTGTTCGCGTTGCCGCAGAAAGTAGGCGGGCATCTGAATCTATGACCGGCTTGCCAGGGTTGAGCACGGGCACTACGGATTTGGCAAGCTCTGGCTGA
- the DGA1 gene encoding diacylglycerol acyltransferase type 2A (BUSCO:EOG09261G92;~COG:I;~EggNog:ENOG410PF9N;~InterPro:IPR007130;~PFAM:PF03982;~TransMembrane:2 (i84-110o116-134i);~go_function: GO:0016747 - transferase activity, transferring acyl groups other than amino-acyl groups [Evidence IEA]): protein MSPSDTPPGLVPSGQENAALQPTATEGSLKGLWKRASLPYKARSSVMSDGAAPQAAQETMQESRGPSIRWAPLNVGLERRLQTLVVLCHTLTIAILLTAFFFVCAIPLFWPIILPYLIYISLFSTAATSGDLSGRCDFLRSLGVWSIYASYFPARLHRSEPLLPTRKYIFGYHPHGIISHGAFAAFATEALGFARLFPGITNTLLTLDSNFRIPFYREYALGMGIASVSRESCENLLSKGGIDGEGMGRAITIVIGGARESLDALPHTLRLVLKRRKGFIKLAIHTGADLVPVLAFGENDLYEQVRSENHPLIHKLQMLVKHTLGFTIPLFHARGVFNYDVGLMPYRRPLNIVVGRPIHVVQQRDRGKIDDDYINHLHSLYVQELERIWEEWKDKYAKDRTSEIEIVA, encoded by the exons ATGTCGCCCTCCGATACACCACCAGGCCTTGTTCCATCTGGCCAGGAAAATGCAGCGCTACAACCTACAGCTACTGAAGGGTCTCTCAAAGGGCTCTGGAAACGAGCCAGTTTGCCATACAAGGCAAGGTCGTCCGTAATGTCTGATGGTGCTGCTCCCCAAGCAGCCCAAGAAACCATGCAGGAGTCAAGGGGGCCAAG TATCCGTTGGGCCCCACTCAATGTTGGACTCGAAAGGCGCTTACAGACTCTGGTGGTGTTATGCCATACTCTGACCATAGCGATCCTGTTAACAGCATTTTTCTTCGTGTGTGCAATCCCCTTGTTCTGGCCTATCATACTGCCTTACCTTATCTATATATCCCTTTTTTCAACGGCAGCCACGTCGGGTGATTTGAGCGGTAGGTGTGACTTCTTACGTTCACTCGGCGTGTGGTCAATATATGCATCGTATTTCCCGGCCCGCTTGCATCGGTCAGAACCTCTCCTCCCAACCCGGAAGTATATTTTTGGTTATCATCCGCATGGAATCATCTCTCATGGCGCTTTTGCAGCGTTTGCTACCGAGGCTCTTGGTTTTGCAAGACTCTTCCCTGGTATCACCAACACCTTGCTTACGCTTGATTCAAATTTCCGAATTCCCTTCTACAGGGAATATGCGCTAGGCATGGGGATTGCCAGTGTCTCGCGCGAGTCATGCGAGAACCTGCTATCAAAGGGCGGCATTGATGGGGAAGGAATGGGACGTGCTATAACTATCGTCATAGGTGGTGCTCGCGAGTCTCTTGATGCTCTTCCGCATACATTGCGCCTTGTACTCAAGAGGCGTAAAGGTTTTATCAAGCTGGCAATCCACACTGGCGCCGATCTTGTGCCTGTACTGGCCTTTGGTGAAAATGATCTCTATGAACAAGTGCGCTCTGAAAACCATCCTCTTATACACAAATTGCAGATGCTGGTCAAACACACTTTGGGATTCACTATCCCGTTATTCCATGCCCGTGGCGTGTTCAACTATGACGTCGGTTTGATGCCATATCGTCGGCCACTCAACATTGTTGTCGGTCGTCCAATCCATGTTGTACAGCAGCGCGATAGGGGGAAGATCGACGATGATTATATAAACCATCTCCATTCCTTGTACGTGCAGGAATTAGAAAGAATATGGGAAGAGTGGAAAGATAAATATGCAAAGGATAGGACATCGGAGATCGAAATCGTTGCTTGA
- the pxr1 gene encoding telomerase inhibitor/ribosome biogenesis protein PXR1 (COG:A;~EggNog:ENOG410PPE4;~InterPro:IPR000467;~PFAM:PF01585;~go_function: GO:0003676 - nucleic acid binding [Evidence IEA]), producing MGLAAPRKKIKISHDPNNTNWARSTSGFGHKILSSQGWTPGSFLGARNAAHAEMFTQASASHIKVVLKDDTLGLGARPKRDPLNEPTGLDAFKGLLGRLNGKSDADLQVEQQKRDNVKLARYAATKWQAVTFISGGLLAQEKMTPIVTKEPQGTKKDKQEDGLSATLPAPDKDQVSSDGVEGSGSGNVEDQSDHQSIKKKKSKSKSHREKKDRKRKHTDGPESTDSGDTSKKSAEEKSKAPRDDEESSSTASKGPSRERRPMGRHVFRGRNIAQKKAALMDEKSLNEIFMVKS from the exons ATGGGACTTGCAGCACCTCGCAA gaaaatcaaaatctCCCATGACCCCAATAATACCAATTGGGCACGGTCAACAAGCGGTTTCGGACACAAGATCTTGAGCTCTCAAGGATGGACGCCCGGGAGCTTCTTGGGGGCGCGCAATGCCGCACATGCTGAAATGTTTACTCAAGCGAGTGCATCTCACATCAAGGTTGTCCTGAAGGATGATACACTGGGCCTAGGGGCGCGGCCTAAACGTGATCCTTTAAATGAGCCCACTGGACTTGATGCATTCAAGGGACTTCTTGGCCGGCTAAACGGCAAGTCAGACGCGGATTTGCAGgtcgagcagcagaagcgcGACAACGTAAAACTGGCTCGATATGCTGCCACGAAATGGCAAGCAGTCACATTCATAAGTGGCGGTTTGCTAGCTCAGGAAAAAATGACCCCCATTGTTACTAAGGAGCCGCAAGGAACCAAAAAAGACAAGCAAGAGGACGGACTTTCTGCTACGTTACCTGCGCCGGATAAAGATCAAGTGAGCTCTGATGGCGTGGAGGGTTCAGGTTCAGGCAATGTTGAAGACCAAAGCGATCACCaaagcatcaagaagaaaaaatcgAAATCCAAGAGCCatcgggagaagaaggacagaaaaaggaaacacACTGACGGGCCTGAGTCCACCGACTCCGGAGATACGAGCAAGAAGTCAGCAGAGGAAAAGAGTAAAGCCccaagagatgatgaagaaagctcTTCAACAGCTTCTAAAGGTCCGTCGAGGGAGCGCCGTCCGATGGGGAGACACGTTTTTAGAGGCCGAAATATTGCGCAGAAGAAAGCGGCTCTCATGGACGAGAAGTCTCTCAACGAG ATATTCATGGTCAAATCATAG